One genomic segment of Methylocystis sp. SC2 includes these proteins:
- a CDS encoding PA0069 family radical SAM protein: MGAAQASTKIKGAPQPIDAAALVDADRRRGRGALSKRSGRFEKETREEADDGWGSLESLQALKTNFHIEKPRTIITRNDSPDISFDRSINPYRGCEHGCVYCFARPTHAYMGFSPGLDFETEIFVKEGAAQLLERELSAPGYAPKTIAIGTNTDPYQPAEKSHRIMRSILEVLARANHPVGVVTKSALVLRDLDLLAPMAAKGLAKVAISVTTLDRKLARLMEPRAATPELRLEAIEKLSAAGVPTAVMTAPIIPAINDDEIERILTRAHAAGAREAGYVLLRLPLELRDLFTEWLATHFPDRARRALALMRSTRDGKLYEASFGTRMKGEGPYAWMIGRRFELAAGRLGFAQKTRLRTDLFEPPRRSPQQLSLF; encoded by the coding sequence ATGGGTGCGGCTCAGGCATCGACAAAGATAAAGGGCGCGCCGCAGCCGATCGACGCTGCGGCCCTCGTCGACGCCGATCGCCGGCGCGGACGCGGCGCGCTGTCGAAGCGCAGTGGCCGTTTCGAAAAGGAGACTCGCGAGGAGGCCGACGACGGCTGGGGCTCGCTCGAGAGCCTGCAGGCGCTCAAGACCAATTTCCACATCGAGAAGCCGCGCACGATCATCACCAGAAATGATTCGCCGGACATTTCTTTCGATCGCTCGATCAATCCCTATCGCGGCTGCGAGCATGGCTGCGTCTATTGCTTCGCGCGGCCGACGCACGCCTATATGGGCTTCTCGCCCGGCCTCGATTTCGAAACCGAGATCTTTGTAAAGGAAGGCGCGGCGCAGCTTCTCGAACGTGAGTTGTCAGCGCCGGGCTATGCGCCGAAGACAATCGCCATCGGCACCAACACCGATCCCTATCAGCCCGCCGAGAAGAGCCATCGAATCATGCGTTCGATTCTCGAAGTGCTGGCGCGGGCCAATCATCCGGTCGGCGTCGTGACGAAATCCGCGCTCGTCCTGCGCGACCTCGATCTGCTTGCGCCCATGGCGGCCAAGGGTCTCGCGAAGGTCGCGATCTCGGTGACGACGCTCGACCGCAAGCTCGCGCGCCTCATGGAGCCGCGCGCCGCGACGCCCGAATTGCGGCTTGAGGCCATCGAAAAGCTCAGCGCCGCCGGCGTGCCGACGGCGGTGATGACGGCGCCGATCATTCCCGCCATCAATGACGACGAGATCGAGCGGATCTTGACGCGGGCGCACGCCGCCGGCGCGCGCGAGGCCGGCTATGTGCTGCTGCGCCTGCCGCTCGAATTGCGCGACCTCTTCACCGAATGGCTGGCGACGCATTTTCCCGACAGAGCGCGCCGGGCCCTCGCGCTCATGCGCTCGACGCGCGACGGCAAGCTCTACGAAGCGTCCTTCGGGACCCGCATGAAAGGCGAGGGGCCCTACGCCTGGATGATCGGCCGGCGTTTTGAACTCGCGGCCGGCCGGCTCGGCTTTGCGCAGAAAACAAGATTGCGTACCGATCTTTTCGAACCGCCCCGCCGCTCGCCGCAGCAGCTCAGCCTTTTCTGA
- a CDS encoding ribonuclease HII: MDAAASAVFPVASRPPAALYSLRGSALTPLSRGTLSDPPGGAFVTAKGPHFRLEAQLRRKGVWPIAGVDEVGRGPLAGPVAAAAVILDPERRPRGLDDSKALNQAQREEAFERIMASALAVSVAFVAPAEIDRINIRRASLAAMARAVAGLSQTPAYLLIDGNDRPPVNCPCQLIVKGDATALSIAAASIVAKVARDAMMRRLAVHYPHYGFETNVGYAVQRHLDALALHGASPAHRVSFAPVREA, translated from the coding sequence TTGGACGCCGCCGCAAGCGCCGTCTTTCCGGTTGCCAGCCGCCCGCCCGCCGCGCTTTATTCGCTGCGCGGTTCCGCGCTGACGCCGCTGTCGCGCGGGACCCTTAGCGATCCGCCCGGGGGAGCGTTTGTGACGGCCAAGGGGCCCCATTTTCGGTTGGAGGCGCAGCTGCGCCGAAAGGGCGTCTGGCCGATCGCCGGCGTCGACGAGGTTGGACGCGGGCCGCTCGCGGGTCCGGTGGCGGCGGCGGCGGTGATTCTCGATCCCGAACGACGGCCGCGGGGGCTCGATGATTCGAAGGCGTTGAACCAGGCGCAGCGTGAAGAAGCGTTTGAGCGGATCATGGCCAGCGCGCTCGCCGTGAGCGTCGCCTTCGTCGCCCCCGCCGAGATCGACCGCATCAATATCCGCCGGGCGTCGCTCGCGGCGATGGCGCGGGCCGTCGCCGGCCTTTCCCAGACGCCGGCCTATCTTCTCATCGACGGCAACGACCGGCCGCCCGTCAACTGTCCCTGCCAGCTGATCGTCAAGGGCGATGCGACGGCGCTCAGCATCGCCGCCGCCTCGATCGTCGCCAAGGTCGCGCGCGACGCCATGATGCGCCGCCTCGCCGTCCATTATCCGCACTATGGGTTTGAGACCAATGTCGGCTACGCCGTCCAGCGTCACTTGGACGCGCTGGCGCTGCACGGCGCGAGCCCGGCGCACCGCGTCAGCTTCGCGCCCGTGCGGGAGGCGTGA